In the Streptomyces formicae genome, one interval contains:
- a CDS encoding MupA/Atu3671 family FMN-dependent luciferase-like monooxygenase, giving the protein MDFSLLYFANRKVDDPPAEYDLLFDAARFADEHDFTAVWLPERHFHPFGGAYPNPALAAAALATRTSRLRLRAGSVVLPLHDPLTVVEDWAFVDNLSRGRVDLALATGWNANDFTLVPERYEDRRAYTRDHVPVLRDLWAGKTVTRRNGKGEDVEVGTYPRPVQPELDMWLTCASHPAGFAEAGALGLNVLTALLFQRVEDLAPRVTAYRDAREKAGLDPDTGQVTVMVHTFVGESDAAVRETVRAPFLEYLESSVDLWKDHWQDLGRLSGEKLLSYAFERYFRTSALLGSVEKCTRFVRDLREAGVTEVASLIDFGAPGPVTLDALPYLDQVRRAVQEG; this is encoded by the coding sequence ATGGACTTCAGCCTGTTGTACTTCGCCAACCGCAAGGTCGACGACCCGCCCGCCGAGTACGACCTGCTCTTCGACGCGGCCCGGTTCGCCGACGAGCACGACTTCACCGCCGTGTGGCTGCCCGAGCGGCACTTCCACCCCTTCGGCGGCGCCTACCCCAACCCGGCGCTCGCCGCGGCCGCGCTCGCCACCCGCACCAGCCGCCTGCGGCTGCGCGCGGGCAGCGTGGTGCTCCCGCTGCACGACCCGCTGACCGTCGTCGAGGACTGGGCGTTCGTCGACAACCTCTCGCGCGGCCGCGTCGACCTGGCCCTGGCCACCGGCTGGAACGCCAACGACTTCACGCTGGTGCCCGAGCGCTACGAGGACCGCAGGGCGTACACGAGGGACCACGTGCCCGTCCTGCGCGACCTGTGGGCGGGCAAGACCGTCACCCGGCGCAACGGGAAGGGCGAGGACGTCGAGGTCGGCACCTACCCGCGCCCCGTCCAGCCGGAGCTGGACATGTGGCTCACCTGCGCCTCCCACCCGGCGGGCTTCGCCGAGGCGGGCGCGCTCGGCCTCAACGTCCTGACCGCGCTGCTCTTCCAGCGCGTCGAGGACCTGGCGCCGCGCGTCACGGCGTACCGCGACGCCCGCGAGAAGGCGGGCCTCGACCCCGACACGGGCCAGGTCACCGTCATGGTGCACACCTTCGTGGGGGAGAGCGACGCGGCGGTGCGCGAGACCGTCCGCGCGCCCTTCCTGGAGTACCTGGAGTCCTCCGTCGACCTGTGGAAGGACCACTGGCAGGACCTCGGCCGCCTCTCCGGCGAGAAGCTCCTGAGCTACGCCTTCGAGCGCTACTTCCGTACGTCGGCGCTGCTCGGCTCGGTCGAGAAGTGCACCCGGTTCGTACGCGACCTGCGGGAAGCGGGCGTCACCGAGGTGGCCTCGCTGATCGACTTCGGAGCGCCGGGACCCGTGACGCTGGACGCGCTGCCCTACCTCGACCAGGTACGGCGCGCCGTCCAGGAGGGCTGA
- a CDS encoding cation-translocating P-type ATPase: MEKRVEAHEESGRGADPEAFAGPVPGGPVDAVRGLTAAQVAERVARGRVNDVPARSSRGIGEIVRANLLTRINAVIGVLFVIIMIVGPVQDGLFGGVILANTLIGIVQEVRAKRTLDRLAIIGETRPRVWRDGAPVALAASEIVIDDTVDLAQGDRIVVDGLVRVAEGLEVDESLLTGEADPVVKRPGDTVLSGSFVVAGTGTFTANRVGREAYAARLAEEARRFTLVNSELRNGIDRILRFVTLAIVPAGIALIITQLMVNDDDVPEAVRRMVGGLVPMVPEGLVLLTSLAFAVGVVRLGKRQCLVQELPAIEGLARVDTVCLDKTGTLTEPSMDVDEVHSLDPACPVAAVLGALGAADERPNASMRAIVESHPAPDDWVRTANAPFSSARRWSGATFVEACGVESTWLIGAPDTLLRPGHTVLVAADTYGARGLRVLLLARCSRPLDELLRDPASVPDATVPCALVNIKQRVREEAPDTLRYFAEQGVTTKVISGDNAVSVGAVAAGLDLPGAHHPVDARYLPDDPRDLAEAVGRGSVFGRVGPRQKRDMVKALRSQGHTVAMTGDGVNDVLALKDADIGVAMGSGSPATRAVAQIVLLDNSFATLPSVVAEGRRVIGNVERVANLFLTKTVYSVLMAIVIVCARVPYPFLPRHITLIGTLTIGVPAFFLALAPGKERARPDFVGRVLRFAIPAGALAALATSVAYLVARQVYADDLDAETSAATLALFLVALWALAIIARPYTWWRILLVLTMAAGFCVVLLVPFLQDFFQLRLVGVTAPWASVGCAVVAGLALELVWAYGRRGRAAL, encoded by the coding sequence ATGGAGAAGCGGGTAGAGGCGCACGAGGAGAGCGGTCGTGGCGCCGACCCTGAAGCCTTCGCCGGGCCGGTGCCCGGGGGACCCGTCGACGCGGTGCGCGGACTCACCGCCGCCCAGGTGGCCGAGCGGGTCGCGCGGGGCCGGGTCAACGACGTCCCCGCCCGGTCGAGCCGCGGCATCGGGGAGATCGTCCGCGCCAACCTGCTGACCCGGATCAACGCGGTCATCGGCGTCCTCTTCGTGATCATCATGATCGTGGGGCCCGTCCAGGACGGCCTGTTCGGCGGCGTGATCCTCGCCAACACCCTGATCGGCATCGTCCAGGAGGTCCGCGCCAAGCGGACCCTGGACCGGCTCGCCATCATCGGCGAGACCCGGCCCCGGGTGTGGCGCGACGGCGCCCCGGTGGCGCTCGCCGCGTCCGAGATCGTCATCGACGACACCGTCGACCTGGCCCAGGGCGACCGGATCGTGGTGGACGGCCTGGTCCGCGTCGCCGAGGGCCTCGAGGTCGACGAGTCGCTGCTCACCGGCGAGGCCGATCCGGTCGTCAAGCGCCCGGGTGACACCGTGCTTTCGGGGAGCTTCGTGGTGGCGGGCACCGGCACGTTCACCGCGAACCGGGTGGGCCGCGAGGCGTACGCGGCGCGGCTCGCCGAGGAGGCCCGCAGGTTCACCCTGGTCAACTCCGAGCTGCGCAACGGCATCGACCGGATCCTGCGGTTCGTGACGCTCGCCATCGTGCCCGCGGGCATCGCGCTGATCATCACGCAACTGATGGTCAACGACGACGACGTGCCGGAGGCCGTGCGCCGCATGGTGGGCGGCCTGGTCCCGATGGTGCCCGAGGGCCTCGTGCTGCTCACCTCGCTGGCCTTCGCCGTCGGCGTGGTCCGGCTCGGCAAGCGGCAGTGCCTGGTCCAGGAGCTGCCCGCGATCGAGGGCCTGGCCCGCGTCGACACCGTGTGCCTGGACAAGACGGGCACGCTCACCGAGCCGTCCATGGACGTCGACGAGGTGCACTCGCTGGACCCGGCCTGTCCCGTGGCGGCGGTGCTCGGCGCGCTCGGCGCCGCCGACGAACGGCCCAACGCGAGCATGCGGGCGATCGTCGAGTCGCATCCGGCCCCCGACGACTGGGTGCGCACGGCCAACGCGCCGTTCTCCTCGGCGCGCCGCTGGAGCGGCGCCACCTTCGTGGAGGCGTGCGGCGTCGAGTCGACCTGGCTGATCGGCGCACCCGACACTCTCCTCCGCCCCGGCCACACGGTGCTCGTCGCCGCCGACACCTACGGCGCGCGCGGCCTGCGGGTGCTGCTGCTCGCCCGCTGCTCGCGCCCCCTAGACGAGCTCCTTCGGGATCCCGCCTCGGTGCCGGACGCGACGGTGCCGTGCGCGCTGGTCAACATCAAGCAGCGCGTCCGCGAGGAAGCCCCCGACACCTTGCGGTACTTCGCCGAGCAGGGCGTCACCACGAAGGTGATATCCGGCGACAACGCGGTCTCCGTCGGCGCGGTGGCCGCCGGGCTCGACCTGCCGGGCGCGCACCACCCCGTCGACGCCCGCTACCTGCCCGACGACCCCCGCGATCTGGCCGAAGCAGTCGGCCGGGGCAGCGTCTTCGGCCGGGTGGGGCCGCGGCAGAAGCGGGACATGGTCAAGGCCCTGCGGTCCCAGGGCCACACCGTGGCGATGACCGGCGACGGCGTCAACGACGTGCTCGCCCTCAAGGACGCCGACATCGGCGTGGCGATGGGCTCGGGCTCCCCCGCCACCCGCGCGGTCGCCCAGATCGTGCTGCTCGACAACAGCTTCGCGACGCTGCCTTCGGTGGTCGCAGAAGGCCGTCGCGTCATCGGCAACGTCGAGCGCGTCGCCAACCTCTTCCTCACCAAGACCGTCTACTCGGTCCTGATGGCGATCGTGATCGTCTGCGCGCGCGTGCCCTATCCGTTCCTGCCCCGGCACATCACGCTGATCGGCACGCTGACCATCGGCGTGCCCGCGTTCTTCCTGGCGCTCGCCCCCGGCAAGGAGCGCGCGCGGCCCGACTTCGTGGGCCGGGTGCTGCGCTTCGCGATCCCCGCGGGCGCGCTCGCCGCGCTCGCCACGTCGGTGGCGTACCTGGTGGCGCGGCAGGTGTACGCGGACGACCTGGACGCGGAGACCTCCGCGGCGACGCTCGCGCTGTTCCTCGTCGCGCTGTGGGCCCTTGCCATCATCGCCCGCCCGTACACGTGGTGGCGGATCCTGCTCGTCCTGACCATGGCGGCGGGCTTCTGCGTCGTCCTGCTCGTCCCCTTCTTGCAGGACTTCTTCCAACTGCGCCTGGTCGGCGTCACCGCGCCCTGGGCCTCGGTGGGCTGCGCCGTGGTCGCGGGCCTCGCGCTCGAACTCGTGTGGGCCTACGGCAGGCGAGGCCGCGCCGCCCTCTGA
- a CDS encoding MbtH family protein, with protein MTNPFENDDAPYLVLVNDENQHSLWPVFVDVPEGWRSVFGEAARKDCLDYIERNWSDMRPKSLVDAMDGSK; from the coding sequence ATGACCAACCCCTTCGAGAACGACGACGCCCCGTACCTGGTCCTCGTGAACGACGAGAACCAGCACTCCCTGTGGCCCGTGTTCGTCGACGTGCCCGAGGGCTGGCGGTCCGTCTTCGGCGAGGCCGCCCGTAAGGACTGTCTCGACTACATCGAGCGGAACTGGAGCGACATGCGGCCCAAGAGCCTCGTCGACGCCATGGACGGGAGCAAGTGA